A genome region from Trichosurus vulpecula isolate mTriVul1 chromosome 5, mTriVul1.pri, whole genome shotgun sequence includes the following:
- the SINHCAF gene encoding SIN3-HDAC complex-associated factor: MFGFHKPKMYRSIEGCCICRAKSSSSRFTDSKRYEKDFQSCFGLHETRSGDICNACVLLVKRWKKLPAGSKKNWNHVVDARAGPSLKTTLKPKKVKTLSGSRMKSNQINKLQKEFKRHNSDAHSTTSSASPAQSPCYSNQSDDGSDMEIGSGSSRTPVFSFLDLTYWKRQKVCCGIIYKGRFGEVLIDTHLFKPCCGNKKAAAEKPEEQEPESLPVSNQEEW; this comes from the exons ATGTTTGGTTTCCACAAACCAAAGATGTACAGAAGTATAGAGGGTTGCTGTATTTGCAGAGCCAAGTCCTCCAGTTCTCGTTTCACTGACAGTAAGCGCTATGAGAAGGATTTCCAGAGTTGCTTTGG GTTGCATGAGACTCGTTCAGGAGACATCTGTAATGCCTGTGTGCTTCTGgtgaaaagatggaaaaagctacCAGCAGGATCAAAAAAAAACTGGAATCAT GTGGTAGATGCAAGGGCTGGACCCAGTCTAAAGACTACATTAAAGCCAAAGAAGGTGAAAACTCTTTCTGGAAGTAGAATGAAGAGCAACCAGATCAACAAATTGCAAAAGGAATTCAAACGCCACA ATTCTGATGCTCATAGCACCACCTCAAGTGCCTCCCCAGCTCAGTCCCCTTGTTACAGTAATCAATCTGATGATGGATCAGATATGGAGATCGGATCTGGGTCTAGCAGAACaccagtcttttcttttttagatctCACATACTGGAAAAG ACAGAAAGTATGCTGTGGGATTATCTACAAAGGGCGTTTTGGGGAAGTTCTAATAGACACACATCTATTCAAGCCCTGTTGTGGAAATAAGAAAGCAGCTGCAGAAAAACCAGAGGAGCAAGAACCAGAATCTCTGCCTGTGTCCAATCAGGAGGAATGGTGA